In one window of Metasolibacillus fluoroglycofenilyticus DNA:
- a CDS encoding betaine/proline/choline family ABC transporter ATP-binding protein (Members of the family are the ATP-binding subunit of ABC transporters for substrates such as betaine, L-proline or other amino acids, choline, carnitine, etc. The substrate specificity is best determined from the substrate-binding subunit, rather than this subunit, as it interacts with the permease subunit and not with substrate directly.), translating into MLSIQNLTKTYRGGKKAVDNLTIDIEKGEFIAFIGTSGSGKTTALRMINRMVEPTSGKILLDGTDLSKINPVQLRRQIGYVIQQIGLMPHMTIRDNITLVPRLLKWDKEKKDNVAERLIELVNLPTSYLDMYPAQLSGGQQQRIGVVRALAANQDIILMDEPFGALDPITRDTLQDLMKDLQIRLGKTVIFVTHDMDEAIKLADRICIMHDGKVVQFDTPDNILANPANDFVRDFIGSHRLIQSKPSVKTVDEVMINPISITIEKSLDEALRLMVSKRVDTLFVTDANKHLIGYLNVESFTSPQRNRQSIDEVMQREVAYVKTGTKLQDSVRRILKRNLQNIPVVDEDKRLIGLITRANIVDTIYDTIWGDEKEENALLVNKITTEEESI; encoded by the coding sequence ATGCTTTCTATTCAAAATCTGACCAAAACGTACCGTGGTGGCAAAAAAGCTGTTGATAATTTAACAATCGATATCGAGAAAGGCGAATTTATCGCATTTATCGGTACAAGTGGGAGTGGAAAAACAACCGCATTACGAATGATTAATCGTATGGTGGAGCCGACAAGCGGAAAAATTTTATTGGATGGGACGGACTTATCGAAAATAAATCCTGTTCAGCTCCGCAGACAAATCGGTTATGTTATTCAACAAATTGGGTTAATGCCCCACATGACGATACGCGATAATATAACACTTGTTCCAAGACTTTTGAAATGGGACAAGGAAAAGAAAGATAATGTAGCAGAGCGTTTAATTGAGCTTGTTAATTTACCTACCTCTTATTTAGACATGTATCCTGCGCAGTTATCGGGTGGGCAGCAGCAACGAATAGGTGTTGTACGTGCACTAGCGGCTAATCAAGATATTATTCTAATGGACGAGCCATTTGGTGCACTCGACCCAATAACGCGCGACACATTGCAGGATTTAATGAAGGACCTACAAATTCGCCTCGGCAAAACCGTGATTTTTGTTACGCATGATATGGATGAAGCAATCAAATTAGCAGACCGTATTTGTATTATGCACGATGGGAAAGTTGTGCAATTTGATACCCCAGATAATATTTTAGCTAATCCTGCAAATGATTTTGTGCGTGACTTTATAGGTTCGCATCGTCTCATTCAAAGTAAACCAAGTGTAAAAACTGTAGATGAGGTAATGATTAATCCCATTTCTATTACAATTGAAAAAAGCTTAGATGAAGCACTACGTTTAATGGTATCAAAGCGGGTGGATACTTTATTTGTAACAGATGCTAATAAGCACCTCATCGGTTACTTGAATGTGGAAAGCTTTACGAGCCCGCAGCGTAATCGCCAAAGCATTGATGAAGTAATGCAACGGGAAGTCGCTTATGTAAAAACTGGCACAAAACTGCAGGATTCAGTACGCCGTATTTTGAAGCGGAATCTCCAAAATATCCCTGTAGTAGACGAGGACAAGCGATTAATTGGTCTTATTACTCGTGCCAATATAGTTGATACAATATATGACACAATTTGGGGTGATGAGAAGGAAGAGAACGCGCTACTAGTAAATAAGATAACGACTGAGGAGGAATCTATATGA
- a CDS encoding ABC transporter permease, translated as MQDLSQLSTFEQFIYYFQENGFYVLGQFMTHFLISVYGVLLATLFGIPIGIFIAKNMRLAGPIITLANIIQTIPALALMAMIMLVLGLGKTTVIVTVFLYSLLPIIKNTYTGITTIDKSLTDAGRGMGMTRQQVLYMIELPLALSIIITGIRIALVIAIGITAIGAFIGAGGLGDIIIRGTNATDGTAIILAGAIPTALMAIIVDVGLGWLERRLDPMKRQERLKKAY; from the coding sequence ATGCAGGATTTATCGCAATTAAGCACCTTTGAGCAGTTCATTTACTATTTTCAGGAAAACGGCTTTTATGTGCTAGGACAGTTTATGACGCATTTTTTAATTTCAGTATATGGCGTTTTACTTGCGACACTTTTTGGCATCCCTATTGGTATTTTCATTGCGAAAAACATGAGGCTAGCAGGGCCTATTATTACATTAGCAAACATTATTCAAACGATTCCAGCTCTTGCGCTAATGGCTATGATTATGCTTGTGCTTGGATTAGGTAAGACGACCGTAATTGTTACGGTGTTTTTATATTCATTGCTACCGATTATTAAAAATACTTACACAGGCATTACGACAATTGACAAAAGCTTAACAGATGCAGGGCGAGGAATGGGCATGACGCGTCAGCAAGTACTATATATGATTGAGCTGCCACTAGCTCTATCAATTATTATTACAGGTATCCGTATTGCCCTCGTCATCGCTATAGGTATTACAGCAATTGGAGCCTTTATTGGTGCAGGTGGACTAGGCGATATTATTATTCGCGGAACAAACGCAACAGATGGAACAGCTATTATTTTAGCAGGCGCAATTCCAACAGCATTAATGGCTATCATTGTTGACGTTGGTCTCGGCTGGCTAGAACGTCGTCTTGATCCAATGAAGCGTCAAGAAAGGCTGAAAAAGGCTTATTAA
- a CDS encoding amidohydrolase: MTALQQQLADLLKQYEEETIQLRRHFHENPELSFEEVETPKTIAAFHRALGHEVREGVGGNGVVAKLVGGKPGKTVALRADFDALAITEETGLPFQSKVKGRMHACGHDGHTASLLILAKAFNQMKDDLEGTIVFIHQHAEELAPGGAIAMIEDGCLEGVDVIFGTHLWAPAELGKVQTAVGPLMAAADGVYITIKGKGGHGSNPSDTKDSIVLAAQFITNLQQLVARRVNPLRPAVVSIGHIEALNPFNVIADQVYMKGTVRTFHEEERALLEHEIEELLKATCYLTKANYEYEYVRGYPPVVNHEAETEHVMASAEKVAEVEAVEIVDPNMGGEDFAYFLEKIPGAFFFTGAKNPEWEEVYPHHHPKFDIDERSLRIAANVLGQATLDYFAKK; encoded by the coding sequence ATGACAGCTTTACAGCAACAACTAGCAGATTTATTAAAGCAATATGAAGAGGAAACGATTCAGCTTCGTCGTCATTTCCATGAAAATCCCGAGCTCTCTTTTGAAGAGGTAGAAACGCCGAAAACGATTGCTGCATTTCATCGAGCACTAGGTCATGAAGTGCGTGAGGGAGTTGGTGGCAATGGAGTTGTTGCAAAGCTAGTAGGTGGCAAACCTGGGAAAACAGTTGCATTGCGCGCGGATTTTGACGCTTTAGCAATTACGGAGGAGACGGGTCTACCTTTCCAGTCCAAAGTAAAAGGGCGTATGCATGCATGTGGTCATGATGGGCATACAGCTTCACTATTAATCTTAGCGAAAGCCTTCAATCAAATGAAGGATGATTTAGAGGGGACAATCGTGTTCATTCATCAGCATGCGGAGGAGCTTGCCCCGGGTGGAGCGATTGCAATGATTGAGGATGGCTGTTTAGAAGGTGTAGACGTGATTTTTGGTACGCATTTATGGGCACCAGCTGAGCTTGGCAAAGTGCAAACTGCAGTAGGTCCATTAATGGCTGCAGCAGATGGTGTTTATATTACGATTAAAGGAAAGGGTGGTCATGGTTCAAACCCAAGTGACACGAAGGATTCGATTGTTCTTGCAGCACAGTTTATTACGAATTTACAGCAGCTTGTTGCACGTCGCGTCAATCCATTACGTCCAGCTGTTGTGTCGATTGGACATATTGAAGCATTAAACCCTTTCAATGTTATCGCTGACCAAGTATATATGAAGGGTACTGTGCGTACTTTCCATGAAGAGGAGCGTGCTTTGTTAGAACATGAAATCGAGGAGCTGTTAAAGGCGACATGTTATTTAACAAAGGCAAACTATGAGTATGAGTATGTTCGAGGCTATCCACCTGTAGTGAACCATGAGGCAGAGACAGAACATGTGATGGCGTCAGCAGAAAAAGTTGCAGAGGTGGAAGCTGTTGAAATCGTAGACCCGAATATGGGGGGAGAGGATTTCGCATATTTCTTAGAGAAAATCCCGGGAGCATTCTTCTTCACAGGGGCAAAAAACCCTGAATGGGAGGAAGTATATCCACACCATCATCCTAAGTTCGATATCGATGAACGCTCATTACGAATTGCAGCAAATGTTTTAGGGCAGGCAACATTAGACTATTTCGCGAAAAAATAA
- a CDS encoding HAD hydrolase-like protein gives MNTSIIFDMDGTLFQTNLILEPALEATFEILRSNGKWVGTTPIEKYRDIMGVPLPVVWATLCPKHSAVQHIESNHLFQEALIEQIKKGRGALYMGVEETLKQLAGSYPLYIASNGQTAYLQAIVEQYQLKRFIQGVYSIDLIASGNKAELVQLVKVENNIETGYVVGDRSSDIHAALDNQLKSIGVRFDFAQESELERADYIVNDFNDILHIIKE, from the coding sequence ATGAACACCTCAATTATTTTTGATATGGATGGTACGTTATTTCAAACAAATTTGATTTTGGAGCCTGCTTTAGAAGCTACCTTTGAAATATTGCGTTCAAATGGGAAATGGGTAGGTACAACACCTATTGAAAAATACCGTGATATTATGGGGGTGCCTTTGCCGGTTGTCTGGGCAACTTTATGTCCAAAACATAGCGCAGTCCAGCATATAGAAAGCAATCACCTATTTCAAGAGGCGTTAATTGAGCAAATAAAAAAAGGTAGAGGCGCTTTATACATGGGGGTGGAAGAAACATTAAAGCAATTAGCGGGGAGCTACCCATTATATATAGCAAGTAATGGGCAAACAGCTTATTTACAAGCTATTGTAGAGCAATATCAGCTAAAGAGATTTATTCAGGGGGTTTATAGTATTGATTTGATTGCCTCTGGAAATAAAGCGGAATTAGTGCAACTAGTCAAAGTGGAAAATAATATTGAGACAGGGTATGTTGTAGGAGACCGCTCATCGGATATCCATGCGGCACTTGATAATCAATTAAAGTCTATCGGCGTTCGCTTCGATTTTGCACAAGAAAGCGAATTAGAGCGAGCAGATTATATTGTCAATGATTTTAATGATATTTTACATATTATTAAAGAGTAG
- a CDS encoding sensor domain-containing diguanylate cyclase: MNNLYLTIINQLDNGIILLDEQLNIQLWNNWLEKFTGQDERDVKGLKVTQVIPRLNKSLYISMFEKALLNKQKNFCSAAMHEYFVDCEHENTKKLRQNMLVRHIELDNQVYVMLEIHDVTNHYERIRKLNKSLQNSIGFTKSLERFAFYDSLTNLPNRKFIVDRIESLTKQEDARFTLFFLDLNGFKSVNDSFGHTQGDQLLQMVAERCQQLTDEQSVFARLGGDEFVLLVENLSSAEQHDKQIEKIHELLLEPFIIEDQSISITTSIGYACFPQDGVTVKQLLNIADRQMYLHKQKMNNE; the protein is encoded by the coding sequence ATGAATAATTTATATTTGACTATTATTAATCAGTTGGACAACGGGATAATTTTGCTAGATGAGCAATTGAATATTCAACTATGGAATAACTGGTTAGAAAAGTTTACAGGTCAAGATGAGCGAGATGTCAAAGGATTAAAGGTGACACAGGTTATTCCACGATTAAATAAAAGTTTATATATTTCAATGTTCGAAAAAGCACTTCTGAATAAGCAAAAAAACTTTTGCTCAGCCGCAATGCATGAGTATTTTGTTGATTGTGAGCATGAAAATACAAAAAAGCTACGTCAAAATATGTTAGTAAGGCATATTGAATTGGACAATCAAGTATATGTAATGCTAGAAATTCATGATGTGACAAATCATTATGAGCGCATTCGTAAGCTAAATAAATCATTACAAAATTCAATTGGCTTTACAAAGAGCTTAGAACGTTTTGCTTTTTACGATAGCTTAACGAATTTGCCAAATCGAAAGTTTATTGTTGATCGAATCGAAAGTTTAACTAAGCAAGAAGATGCAAGGTTCACATTATTTTTCTTAGATTTGAATGGCTTTAAATCGGTCAATGATAGCTTTGGGCATACGCAAGGGGACCAACTATTACAAATGGTGGCAGAGCGATGTCAACAATTAACGGATGAACAATCTGTTTTTGCGCGCCTTGGTGGCGATGAATTCGTACTATTAGTCGAAAACCTTTCATCCGCCGAGCAACATGATAAGCAAATCGAAAAAATCCATGAGCTATTACTAGAGCCCTTTATTATTGAGGACCAGTCTATTTCCATCACAACAAGTATTGGCTATGCATGTTTCCCACAAGACGGTGTGACAGTAAAGCAGTTATTAAACATAGCTGATCGTCAAATGTATTTACACAAACAAAAAATGAATAATGAATAA
- a CDS encoding ECF transporter S component — MQQAHNIQKQQSKTFDLVITAILIALVFIATFINIKLPIMAKGGLVHLGTAMLFTIAILFGPKKGAIAGAFGMGLFDIFGGWLIWAPITIVARFFQGFIVGKIAYMSGKKGTSMVMNIVAAVASVPVMLAIYYIGEVILYSNWIAPLASIPGDLLQNALGLAIAIPLCAVLKKAPYFNNT, encoded by the coding sequence ATGCAACAAGCACACAATATACAAAAACAACAAAGTAAAACATTTGATTTGGTTATTACAGCTATTCTGATTGCCCTTGTTTTCATTGCAACTTTTATTAATATTAAGCTGCCTATTATGGCGAAAGGGGGGCTTGTTCACTTAGGTACAGCAATGCTCTTTACCATTGCCATTTTGTTTGGACCAAAAAAAGGAGCGATTGCTGGCGCTTTTGGTATGGGGCTTTTTGATATTTTCGGTGGCTGGCTGATTTGGGCCCCAATTACAATTGTAGCGCGCTTTTTCCAAGGTTTTATTGTAGGAAAAATTGCGTATATGAGTGGAAAAAAAGGAACAAGCATGGTTATGAACATCGTCGCAGCGGTTGCTTCTGTTCCTGTAATGCTGGCAATTTATTATATCGGTGAAGTTATTTTATATAGCAACTGGATTGCACCTCTAGCATCCATCCCTGGTGATTTACTACAAAATGCTTTAGGTTTAGCTATCGCGATTCCACTTTGTGCAGTATTGAAAAAAGCACCTTACTTTAATAATACGTGA
- a CDS encoding pyridoxamine 5'-phosphate oxidase family protein: MRGSIENKRVEISTEETQELLKKGKVAHVATVDEEGYPYVIPFVYVYEGGDKLYLHIGNIHESHFWDNLKSNNKVSIEVSEMGELQPGKKYACQSALVYTSVVLFGTATRIEEEAEKALFFDRLMAKYGKPQWTFEREGYPILPKIELFEISIEKLTGKENKGMFH; encoded by the coding sequence TTGCGAGGTTCAATTGAAAACAAGCGCGTAGAAATTTCAACAGAAGAAACACAAGAGCTCTTGAAAAAAGGAAAGGTTGCTCACGTTGCAACTGTAGATGAGGAAGGCTATCCGTATGTCATTCCTTTTGTTTATGTATATGAAGGTGGCGATAAGCTCTATTTGCATATTGGCAATATTCATGAAAGCCATTTCTGGGATAATTTAAAGAGCAATAATAAAGTGAGCATCGAAGTGAGTGAAATGGGCGAATTACAGCCTGGTAAAAAGTACGCATGCCAGTCTGCTTTAGTGTACACAAGTGTTGTCCTATTTGGTACTGCTACTCGCATTGAGGAGGAGGCTGAAAAAGCATTGTTCTTTGACCGATTAATGGCGAAATACGGTAAGCCACAATGGACATTTGAACGTGAAGGTTATCCAATTTTACCGAAAATTGAACTTTTTGAAATTTCTATTGAAAAGCTAACAGGAAAAGAAAATAAGGGAATGTTCCATTAA
- a CDS encoding cupin domain-containing protein produces the protein MQHIQVEQLLQDKVKHAGKVGAGTGYDVMNIQLRAGESVAEHSAPGEVLIVCRKGRVKFHVEGQEAELDANALLMLEPSEKHSLEAVEDCEIIVVRLKK, from the coding sequence ATGCAACATATTCAAGTGGAGCAGTTATTACAAGACAAGGTTAAACATGCAGGTAAAGTGGGAGCAGGCACTGGCTATGATGTAATGAATATTCAGTTAAGAGCTGGTGAATCAGTAGCGGAGCATTCAGCGCCTGGAGAAGTATTAATTGTGTGCCGAAAAGGGCGTGTAAAATTTCATGTTGAAGGGCAAGAAGCGGAGCTTGATGCGAACGCATTACTAATGCTTGAGCCGAGCGAAAAGCATAGCCTTGAAGCGGTAGAGGATTGCGAGATTATCGTTGTGCGATTGAAGAAATAG
- a CDS encoding osmoprotectant ABC transporter substrate-binding protein yields MKKTITVFGSILLALTILTGCSLSGGQKNSIEKIKVATMVTTESQIMGHMLKEMIEHYTDEEVELINNLGSSTVAHQAMVNGDANVSAARYTGTDLTGALQAEPIKDPKEAMKYVQKAFAEQFNQKFFDTYGFENTYAFMVSQETAEKYNLNKVSDLAAIAKDIEAGVDTSWLNREGDGFKAFVQEYGFEFKRTYPMQIGLVYDAVQAGEVEVVLGYTTDGRIASYNLKVLEDDLHFFPPYETSALATYEILTAKPELEAVINRLVGKISTAQMQELNYLCDNNLLEPAVVAKNFLMENNYFSEEGGEE; encoded by the coding sequence ATGAAAAAAACGATAACAGTTTTCGGTAGTATATTACTTGCGCTGACAATTTTAACTGGGTGTTCTTTGTCAGGTGGACAAAAGAATAGCATAGAAAAAATAAAAGTAGCGACAATGGTTACTACTGAATCACAAATTATGGGTCATATGCTTAAGGAAATGATTGAGCATTACACAGATGAAGAAGTAGAATTAATTAATAATCTTGGCTCAAGCACTGTGGCACATCAAGCGATGGTAAATGGTGATGCGAATGTTTCAGCTGCTCGTTATACAGGAACTGATTTGACAGGCGCACTACAGGCAGAGCCTATTAAAGACCCAAAAGAAGCAATGAAATATGTACAAAAAGCATTTGCTGAGCAATTTAATCAAAAGTTTTTTGATACGTATGGCTTTGAAAATACCTATGCATTTATGGTTTCTCAGGAAACAGCAGAGAAGTATAACTTAAATAAAGTGAGTGATTTAGCTGCAATTGCTAAGGATATTGAGGCGGGTGTCGATACATCGTGGCTAAACCGTGAAGGTGATGGCTTTAAGGCATTTGTACAAGAATATGGCTTTGAATTTAAGCGTACATATCCGATGCAAATTGGCTTAGTGTATGATGCTGTGCAGGCTGGTGAAGTAGAAGTTGTGCTAGGCTATACTACAGATGGTAGAATTGCCTCCTACAATTTAAAGGTGCTAGAGGACGATTTGCATTTCTTCCCCCCATATGAAACGAGCGCACTCGCTACGTATGAAATATTGACAGCAAAACCTGAGCTAGAGGCTGTTATTAATCGACTAGTTGGCAAAATTTCAACAGCACAAATGCAGGAGCTCAATTATTTATGTGATAATAATTTATTGGAGCCTGCTGTAGTAGCGAAAAACTTCTTAATGGAAAATAATTATTTTAGTGAAGAGGGAGGTGAGGAGTAA
- a CDS encoding pyridoxamine kinase, protein MKKVAVIQDMSSFGKCSLTAALPVLSVMGVQVCPLPTAILTAQTEFPSFFCEDLTSKMGHFTEEWRKMNESFDGVLTGFVMGEEQIQHIFEFLDTFQREETIVLVDPVMGDQGEGYPLFTGRLLERMKELVKRADIITPNITECCMLTGLSYEKLHSYSTMDDYLLALQEAAHQLATETNAKVVLTGIVPPTEKPMIGNLLVADGTVVFNQQPFNGTGYSGTGDLFAATVMGGVLRGHSLPEAIELAAQFLTAAIGETYAQQIPRNMGVHFEKYLKMLI, encoded by the coding sequence ATGAAAAAGGTAGCTGTTATACAAGATATGTCCTCTTTTGGTAAATGCTCTTTAACTGCTGCGTTGCCAGTTTTATCGGTGATGGGTGTACAAGTTTGTCCACTGCCAACAGCAATTTTGACAGCACAAACAGAGTTTCCAAGCTTTTTTTGTGAGGATTTGACTTCAAAAATGGGGCATTTTACAGAAGAATGGAGAAAAATGAATGAAAGCTTTGATGGTGTTTTAACAGGCTTTGTTATGGGAGAAGAGCAAATTCAGCATATTTTTGAATTTCTAGATACTTTTCAGCGTGAGGAAACAATTGTGCTTGTTGACCCGGTCATGGGTGACCAAGGTGAGGGCTATCCATTGTTCACAGGTCGCTTATTAGAACGTATGAAGGAGCTTGTCAAACGAGCAGATATTATCACACCAAATATAACGGAATGCTGTATGCTAACAGGGTTGTCGTATGAAAAGTTGCATAGTTATTCGACGATGGATGATTATTTGCTAGCATTGCAAGAGGCAGCGCATCAATTGGCTACAGAAACAAATGCCAAAGTAGTGTTGACTGGCATTGTACCTCCTACAGAAAAGCCGATGATTGGCAATTTGCTCGTTGCAGATGGAACCGTTGTTTTCAACCAACAACCTTTTAATGGTACAGGTTATTCTGGTACAGGTGATTTATTTGCAGCTACTGTTATGGGAGGCGTTTTACGAGGACATAGTCTGCCTGAGGCGATTGAGCTAGCAGCGCAATTTTTGACAGCCGCTATTGGAGAAACATATGCGCAGCAAATTCCACGTAATATGGGTGTTCATTTTGAAAAGTATTTGAAAATGCTTATTTAG
- a CDS encoding ABC transporter permease has product MIDFFTQNTGDIVLKTWEHFYISIIALFLGAIVAIPLGVVLSKTTRLAKIVLAITSVFQTLPSLAILAIMIPFLGVGKVPAIVALFIYTLLPILNNTFIGMKSVNGDVKKAGISMGMTQVQSIWMIELPLAIPVIMAGIRLSAVYVIAWATLASYIGAGGLGDFVFNGLNLYQTDLIIGGAVLVTILALLTDFILSKVEIWVTPRGLKVEK; this is encoded by the coding sequence ATGATTGATTTCTTCACACAAAATACGGGTGACATTGTACTAAAAACATGGGAGCATTTTTATATTTCAATTATCGCCTTATTTTTAGGAGCGATTGTTGCGATTCCACTTGGTGTAGTACTCTCCAAAACGACACGTTTAGCAAAAATTGTATTAGCCATTACGAGTGTTTTTCAAACATTGCCTTCACTTGCTATTTTAGCAATTATGATTCCTTTTTTAGGCGTTGGTAAAGTACCAGCTATCGTTGCGCTATTTATTTATACACTATTACCAATTTTAAATAATACGTTTATCGGCATGAAATCTGTTAATGGCGATGTAAAAAAAGCCGGCATTAGTATGGGAATGACACAAGTGCAGTCTATTTGGATGATTGAACTCCCTTTAGCAATCCCCGTTATTATGGCGGGCATTCGGTTATCCGCAGTATATGTTATCGCATGGGCAACATTAGCCTCTTACATAGGTGCAGGTGGCTTAGGTGATTTTGTATTTAATGGCTTGAATTTGTATCAAACTGATTTAATTATTGGCGGGGCTGTACTTGTTACGATTTTAGCATTATTAACAGATTTTATTTTGTCAAAGGTGGAAATTTGGGTTACACCAAGAGGATTAAAAGTAGAGAAATGA